One part of the Mangrovibacillus cuniculi genome encodes these proteins:
- a CDS encoding Zn-dependent hydrolase, which translates to MFTYSRLVEKVEEIEQYEGINAQEVAEKLAALNAFGRTSEGGFTRAPLTPEERGAVRQFISWAKDLGLLVWEDHVGNVFAKWEGTDPALPVVMTGSHLDTVPNGGAFDGALGCLSSLLAIKRLQRLGFQPERSIVLVVFLDEEGSRFGHGLFGSQAIMGEVKSDRLKEFVDDSGLDMYSALEQFGYNPAKVGDSAWDPKQIHSFLELHIEQGKKLERAGAPIGVVSGIAGPSWVNVTFLGQTDHAGNTPMTERTDAMVACAEWIVEVESLPAKHSDTAVATVGKIQAFPNGTNVVAGKVSADVDVRDIQKETRDALLEDIVGAAHKIARKRGLTIEIKPGIKVDPVPVPQDLQDAIHEISKSNELKSITLPSGAGHDMMNLGKYTRGAMIFVPSKNGKSHSPEEWTDLGDCVRGILVLSELVRIEGSLK; encoded by the coding sequence ATGTTTACGTACAGTAGATTAGTAGAGAAAGTAGAAGAAATAGAACAGTATGAGGGAATTAATGCGCAAGAAGTGGCAGAAAAACTTGCAGCACTGAATGCTTTCGGAAGAACTTCTGAAGGTGGCTTTACTAGAGCACCTTTGACACCAGAGGAACGAGGAGCAGTAAGACAGTTTATCAGTTGGGCAAAAGATCTTGGTCTATTAGTTTGGGAGGATCATGTCGGTAATGTATTTGCTAAATGGGAAGGGACGGATCCTGCATTACCTGTTGTTATGACTGGTAGCCATTTAGATACGGTTCCAAATGGAGGAGCATTCGATGGGGCGCTAGGGTGTTTGAGTAGTTTATTAGCAATTAAACGATTACAACGATTAGGTTTTCAACCAGAACGCTCTATTGTTTTAGTTGTATTTTTAGATGAAGAGGGGTCAAGATTTGGTCATGGACTTTTCGGTAGCCAGGCAATTATGGGAGAAGTAAAATCAGATAGATTAAAAGAGTTTGTTGATGATAGTGGGTTAGATATGTATTCCGCTTTAGAACAATTTGGATATAATCCAGCCAAAGTTGGTGATTCAGCTTGGGATCCTAAGCAAATTCATAGTTTTTTAGAACTGCACATTGAACAGGGGAAAAAACTAGAACGTGCAGGTGCTCCAATTGGTGTGGTGAGTGGAATAGCAGGTCCTTCTTGGGTGAATGTCACCTTCTTAGGGCAGACGGATCATGCTGGAAACACGCCGATGACAGAAAGAACAGATGCTATGGTTGCTTGTGCGGAATGGATCGTGGAAGTAGAGAGTCTACCAGCAAAGCATAGTGATACTGCAGTAGCGACCGTTGGGAAAATCCAAGCGTTTCCAAATGGTACTAACGTTGTGGCAGGGAAGGTTTCAGCAGATGTGGATGTTCGTGATATCCAAAAAGAAACGAGAGACGCTTTGTTAGAGGACATCGTAGGAGCGGCACACAAAATTGCTAGAAAAAGAGGTTTAACGATAGAGATAAAACCAGGTATTAAAGTAGACCCAGTACCTGTTCCGCAAGACTTGCAAGATGCTATCCATGAAATCTCCAAGTCTAATGAGTTGAAAAGCATCACACTCCCAAGTGGTGCTGGGCATGACATGATGAACTTAGGGAAATACACACGTGGTGCAATGATATTTGTGCCAAGTAAAAATGGAAAATCGCATTCTCCGGAAGAGTGGACGGATTTAGGGGATTGTGTGAGAGGGATATTGGTGTTGTCGGAGTTGGTTAGAATAGAAGGTTCTTTAAAATAA
- a CDS encoding AbgT family transporter, translating to MEPNTVTVQEESKRGLFQRGLDIVEKYGNKLPDPVTLFIIFAVATLVLSFIGAKLGWSATNPGTGEEVVVTSLLTKAGLQDILTKMVSNFAQFPPLGLVLVTMIGVGLAEGVGLISALLKKIVLSTSKRLITVSIVVAGILANMAGDAGFIVLPPLAALIFASVGRHPVAGMVAAYASVAGGFSANITVNMLDALLAGITQSSAEIAMPGYVANPAMNWYFMAASCLFIVPLAVWVTDKVVEPRLPTYTGPQIKMEKLSEKENSGLKWAGLVTVVYFALIALTIVPENGALRAEDGGVIVSPFMSSLVPFIMGMFLFPALAYGIKTKELKSDKDMANLMSTAMSGMGMYIILAFFAAQFIAYFNWSNMGVVMAISGADLLKSMNLTGLPLLLGFIFICATLNLFIASSSAKWALVGPVFVPMFYYLDYSPAVTQLIYRIGDSITNPITPMFAYFAILLAMAKKYDKNMGLGSLIAVMLPYSIFFAIGWLLFFGIWFVLGLPLGPGEGIFLGE from the coding sequence ATGGAGCCAAACACAGTAACAGTTCAAGAAGAATCAAAACGTGGATTATTTCAGAGGGGTCTCGATATAGTTGAGAAATACGGGAACAAATTACCTGATCCAGTAACTCTATTCATCATCTTTGCGGTAGCAACTTTAGTATTATCTTTTATTGGAGCAAAACTTGGATGGAGTGCAACAAATCCAGGTACAGGAGAAGAAGTGGTTGTTACTAGTCTATTAACGAAAGCGGGATTACAAGATATTTTAACCAAAATGGTTAGCAACTTTGCTCAGTTCCCACCACTAGGTCTAGTGTTAGTAACCATGATTGGTGTTGGATTGGCTGAAGGTGTTGGGCTAATTTCTGCATTATTGAAGAAAATTGTGTTATCTACATCAAAAAGACTAATCACAGTCTCGATTGTGGTAGCTGGAATACTAGCAAACATGGCTGGGGATGCAGGATTTATCGTCTTACCACCACTTGCCGCATTAATTTTTGCAAGTGTTGGTCGTCATCCGGTAGCTGGAATGGTTGCGGCATATGCTTCAGTAGCAGGTGGGTTTAGTGCGAACATCACGGTGAATATGCTCGATGCCCTGCTGGCGGGGATCACACAAAGTTCTGCGGAAATCGCAATGCCTGGTTACGTAGCAAATCCTGCGATGAACTGGTATTTCATGGCGGCATCCTGTCTATTTATTGTACCTCTTGCAGTGTGGGTGACAGATAAAGTTGTGGAACCGCGCTTACCAACCTATACAGGGCCTCAAATTAAAATGGAAAAGCTATCGGAGAAAGAGAATAGTGGTCTGAAGTGGGCAGGACTAGTAACTGTAGTCTACTTTGCCTTAATTGCACTGACAATTGTGCCGGAAAATGGTGCATTACGAGCAGAGGATGGAGGGGTCATTGTATCTCCATTTATGAGCTCACTGGTTCCATTTATTATGGGGATGTTTTTATTCCCTGCATTAGCATACGGAATTAAGACAAAAGAACTGAAGTCCGATAAAGATATGGCAAATTTAATGTCTACTGCAATGAGTGGAATGGGGATGTACATCATCTTAGCGTTCTTCGCAGCGCAATTTATTGCTTATTTTAACTGGAGTAACATGGGAGTAGTAATGGCCATCAGTGGTGCAGATCTACTGAAAAGTATGAACCTAACTGGTTTACCGTTGTTGCTAGGTTTTATCTTTATCTGTGCAACACTCAATTTATTTATTGCAAGCTCTTCAGCGAAATGGGCTCTAGTAGGGCCGGTATTCGTACCGATGTTCTATTATCTAGATTACAGCCCAGCGGTGACGCAATTAATCTATCGAATTGGGGATTCTATCACAAACCCTATTACGCCAATGTTCGCGTATTTCGCCATTTTACTTGCGATGGCAAAAAAATACGACAAAAACATGGGATTAGGTTCATTGATTGCTGTCATGCTGCCGTATTCTATCTTTTTCGCCATAGGTTGGTTACTATTCTTTGGAATTTGGTTTGTTTTAGGACTACCTTTGGGTCCTGGAGAGGGAATATTTCTTGGGGAATAA
- a CDS encoding amidohydrolase, whose product MKELFVEVDRYYEEMVSLRRYLHERPELSYEEVHTPAFIATYLQELGIDVRTGVGGRGVVGTIRGGKPGKTVALRADFDALALQDEKDVPYRSKVDGAMHACGHDGHTATLLVVAKILAEKRETLSGNVVLIHQFGEELAPGGAKPMIEDGCLDGVDVVFGAHLWASMPTGFVSVRPGPVMAAADKFTIKVHGRGGHGASPHETVDSIMLGTSYIQQVQQVVSRRINPLQPAVVTVAAFHAGGAFNVIADSAEILGTVRTFDKATQEHIIVEMERLLSGLCDGYGATYKFEYEKGYPAVVNHITETMHLEEQAVEIIGRKNVVHQEPIMGGEDFAYYTEKVPGSFFFVGAGNPAKGASYPHHHPKFDFDEEAMRVAAKVFLSTTVSYLENACKSETTVV is encoded by the coding sequence ATGAAAGAACTGTTTGTAGAAGTTGATCGTTATTATGAAGAAATGGTATCTCTTCGCCGTTACCTTCACGAAAGACCAGAATTATCATACGAGGAAGTACATACCCCAGCATTCATTGCAACGTACTTACAAGAGTTAGGCATTGACGTAAGAACTGGGGTTGGTGGACGTGGAGTAGTTGGTACGATTCGTGGTGGGAAACCTGGGAAAACAGTCGCTTTACGAGCAGACTTTGATGCCCTTGCCCTCCAAGATGAGAAAGATGTTCCTTATCGCTCGAAAGTAGATGGTGCAATGCACGCATGCGGACACGATGGTCACACAGCGACACTTCTTGTAGTAGCAAAAATTCTGGCTGAAAAGAGAGAGACATTAAGCGGAAACGTTGTACTTATACATCAGTTCGGGGAAGAGTTAGCACCAGGTGGAGCAAAACCGATGATAGAAGATGGTTGTTTAGATGGTGTGGATGTTGTTTTTGGCGCACACCTTTGGGCTTCTATGCCAACTGGTTTCGTTAGTGTTAGACCAGGACCGGTGATGGCTGCTGCTGATAAATTCACCATCAAAGTACATGGGCGTGGCGGCCACGGTGCTTCCCCTCACGAAACAGTTGATAGCATCATGCTTGGAACTTCTTATATTCAACAGGTGCAGCAAGTCGTGAGCAGACGCATCAACCCGTTGCAACCAGCTGTGGTAACGGTAGCAGCTTTCCACGCAGGTGGTGCCTTTAATGTCATCGCAGATAGCGCAGAAATTCTAGGTACTGTTCGAACGTTTGATAAAGCGACACAAGAACATATTATTGTGGAGATGGAACGATTATTAAGTGGCCTATGTGACGGGTATGGTGCAACATATAAGTTTGAATATGAAAAAGGATATCCCGCAGTGGTAAACCATATAACGGAAACAATGCACTTAGAGGAGCAGGCAGTCGAAATCATTGGGAGAAAGAATGTTGTACACCAGGAGCCGATTATGGGCGGAGAAGACTTTGCTTATTACACCGAAAAAGTACCTGGAAGTTTCTTTTTCGTCGGAGCAGGCAATCCAGCGAAAGGTGCAAGTTATCCTCATCACCACCCAAAATTTGATTTTGATGAGGAAGCGATGCGCGTGGCAGCGAAAGTATTCCTTTCCACCACCGTATCATATTTGGAAAATGCCTGTAAAAGTGAAACAACCGTAGTATAA
- a CDS encoding helix-turn-helix domain-containing protein produces MNETLSTRQLHSLMYVTNVVNSSLDIEEILNSILHTTLSVIDAADGGVLFIYDKEQKCLVAKATSGFDTLILNQIRLEPGESMTGETFVKETCQLFTNVHEKKSTLSPANLKLMEDSIPHYPYSTLCAPIFLKEQCIGVITIDSFQEDKEFSDEDIPLLQAISDQAAIAIEKGNFYQEKLRSIQEFKRLNEEILRQNVLLTKSVHLHRELADLVLQGRSIQDIVDYLRDAIGVNFILLDRNADLLAKSFLPETSEKVTEAIRLSYLEGRKENTGRRQVLYIKEENQTYSARVLPLGIQLDSYGVLIPFGTSPLHEVEAAALEHACTVLSLEMVKEEVITDATVKLRGAFLEELMQGKMTDSLYQQARQLSLTEKRWYQVAHFYLVEVKEAPLLERRRLIQTVYRRCQEDFPGSIIQVQHHHVTALFPCEKEGHQEKEGVRIRHFLEQMVRLVEEQSAVFHAIAGLGRWKKGLSSVQTSGKEANQVIQFLKQHPDLESIMHYSELGMYRLLMTTPEEDINSFIDDQIGPLLDGGKKRSELFQTLVCYLDHNRNVKETAENLHIHPNTLHYRLGNIYQLLGAEQPTPDYWLNVHLAIKLRELKS; encoded by the coding sequence ATGAACGAGACGCTTAGTACCAGACAACTTCATTCGTTAATGTACGTGACGAACGTCGTAAACAGTTCGCTTGATATTGAGGAAATTTTAAATTCGATACTACACACCACACTGTCCGTTATTGATGCTGCGGACGGTGGTGTTCTTTTTATATATGATAAAGAACAGAAGTGCTTAGTGGCAAAAGCAACTTCAGGGTTTGATACACTTATATTAAATCAAATTAGACTAGAGCCAGGAGAGTCTATGACAGGAGAAACATTCGTCAAAGAGACTTGCCAGTTGTTCACGAATGTCCATGAAAAGAAGAGCACTCTTTCGCCAGCCAATTTAAAGTTGATGGAAGACTCCATTCCCCACTACCCCTATTCTACTTTGTGTGCACCAATTTTCTTGAAAGAGCAATGCATCGGTGTTATTACCATTGACTCATTTCAAGAAGATAAGGAATTCTCAGATGAGGATATCCCATTACTTCAAGCCATTTCAGACCAAGCTGCAATTGCGATAGAAAAAGGTAACTTTTATCAAGAAAAGTTGAGGAGTATTCAAGAATTTAAGCGTTTAAATGAAGAAATTTTGCGACAGAATGTTCTGTTGACCAAATCTGTACATCTTCACCGAGAATTAGCCGATTTAGTGTTACAAGGAAGATCCATTCAAGATATTGTCGATTACTTACGAGATGCAATTGGTGTAAACTTTATCTTGTTAGACCGAAATGCAGACCTTCTGGCAAAGAGTTTTCTTCCCGAGACAAGCGAAAAGGTGACGGAAGCAATTCGTTTAAGCTATTTAGAAGGTCGTAAAGAAAATACTGGACGACGCCAGGTGCTTTATATAAAAGAAGAAAATCAAACATACAGCGCACGTGTGTTACCCCTTGGCATTCAACTAGATTCGTACGGAGTGTTAATACCTTTTGGGACAAGCCCTCTGCACGAAGTAGAGGCTGCTGCGTTAGAACATGCCTGTACGGTGTTGTCGCTCGAAATGGTGAAAGAAGAAGTCATTACTGATGCTACGGTAAAACTGCGCGGTGCATTCTTGGAGGAATTAATGCAGGGTAAAATGACGGATTCTTTGTATCAACAAGCTAGACAGCTTTCCTTAACAGAAAAGAGATGGTATCAAGTTGCTCATTTCTATTTAGTAGAGGTGAAAGAAGCCCCATTACTAGAAAGAAGGCGACTAATCCAAACGGTGTACCGGCGTTGTCAGGAAGATTTTCCAGGCTCTATTATTCAAGTACAACACCATCATGTGACAGCCTTATTCCCTTGTGAAAAAGAAGGACATCAGGAGAAAGAAGGCGTAAGAATTCGACACTTTTTGGAACAGATGGTGCGCCTGGTAGAGGAACAATCCGCCGTTTTCCACGCTATTGCAGGGCTTGGAAGATGGAAAAAAGGGTTGTCCTCTGTCCAAACGTCTGGAAAAGAAGCAAATCAAGTCATTCAATTTTTGAAGCAACACCCTGACTTGGAATCTATTATGCATTATTCAGAGCTAGGCATGTATCGATTATTAATGACGACACCTGAAGAGGATATCAATAGTTTTATTGACGATCAAATTGGCCCTCTGCTTGATGGTGGAAAAAAACGAAGCGAACTTTTTCAAACGTTGGTCTGTTACCTAGACCATAATCGAAATGTGAAAGAAACGGCAGAGAATTTGCATATTCATCCTAATACGCTACATTACAGACTAGGAAACATCTATCAATTGTTAGGGGCAGAGCAACCCACCCCTGACTACTGGTTAAACGTGCATCTAGCGATAAAATTGCGGGAGTTAAAAAGTTAA
- a CDS encoding S8 family serine peptidase → MAKKKFNYSSIVLSTLVLAMSSFSAGAGAQETTTSTPQELAKLYGNINVQSSAPTSVIVELTAESLVEAKTKGKSQTQGNLAKERQKVKDAVKKASKSSKVNKEYDYVFSGFSVELPASEVPALLAIPGVKAVYPNVEYTITSTEGTAVSAEEFSPLMANSAPFIGSNDAWEAGFTGKGVTVAVLDTGVDYTHPDLDQAFGDYKGWDLVDNDNDPQETPVGDSRGGATTHGTHVAGTVAADGKIKGVAPDATLLAYRVLGPGGSGSTENVVAGIEKAVEDGAEIMNLSLGNSLNNPDWATSIALDWAMAEGVVAVTSNGNSGPNNWTVGSPGTSREAISVGATQLPFNLYNAALTTDAGTYDSAEMMGYADYKDMEALNGQTLELVDAGLGQAADFEGKDVKGKVALISRGAIPFVDKAQAAKDAGAVAAIIYNSSAGQIPFVIPGMAVPTVKLTQEDGQKLVADVKAGNTTVKLDLPYAGQQPELVADFSSRGPVVDTWMIKPDVSAPGVDIVSTVPGNGYGSKQGTSMASPHVAGAAALILEAHPTWNVDDVKAALMNTAVNLVDAEGNEYPHNTQGAGSIRPLDAINTTTLVTPGSHSYGVFSKNKGKQVEKQHFELKNLSNERKTYTFDVKFDGEPSAIKVKASNNLKVNAGKSQKVNLNVQVDASKLAPGYYEGTIVVSDGESTYDLPTILFVKEPDYPRVSSVGVAVNADGSLELSGYFPNGAETVEWFVYSSNAAGSPVAYLGDVGVFENVSEGFQGFEWDGTLTNGVKLEKGKYYNVYAYATYKGVTSLSGGNFLYE, encoded by the coding sequence ATGGCAAAGAAAAAGTTTAACTACTCATCTATCGTTCTATCTACTCTTGTATTAGCAATGTCTTCCTTCAGCGCTGGTGCCGGTGCTCAAGAGACTACTACTAGTACTCCTCAAGAATTAGCTAAGCTGTACGGAAACATCAATGTTCAATCTTCCGCTCCAACTTCCGTAATCGTAGAATTAACTGCAGAATCTTTAGTAGAAGCTAAAACTAAAGGAAAATCACAAACACAAGGCAATCTAGCAAAAGAGCGTCAAAAAGTAAAAGATGCGGTAAAAAAAGCATCTAAATCTTCTAAAGTAAATAAAGAATACGACTATGTATTCTCTGGGTTCTCTGTAGAGCTTCCTGCTAGTGAAGTTCCTGCACTACTTGCTATTCCTGGTGTAAAAGCAGTTTATCCAAATGTTGAGTATACAATTACTAGTACAGAAGGAACTGCTGTAAGCGCAGAAGAGTTCTCTCCTTTAATGGCAAATAGTGCACCATTCATTGGATCAAATGATGCTTGGGAAGCAGGTTTCACTGGTAAAGGGGTAACAGTTGCAGTCCTTGATACTGGAGTAGATTATACTCATCCTGATTTAGACCAAGCTTTCGGAGATTACAAGGGTTGGGATTTAGTAGATAACGATAACGATCCACAAGAAACGCCAGTTGGAGATTCACGTGGTGGAGCAACAACTCACGGTACACACGTAGCTGGAACTGTAGCAGCTGACGGTAAAATTAAAGGGGTTGCTCCAGATGCAACGTTACTTGCATACCGTGTTCTTGGACCAGGTGGAAGTGGATCGACAGAAAATGTGGTGGCAGGTATTGAAAAAGCTGTAGAGGATGGCGCTGAAATTATGAACCTTTCTCTAGGTAATAGCTTAAATAACCCTGACTGGGCTACAAGTATTGCACTTGACTGGGCAATGGCTGAAGGTGTTGTGGCAGTAACGTCTAACGGAAACTCTGGTCCTAATAATTGGACAGTAGGATCTCCTGGTACTTCTCGTGAAGCGATTTCTGTTGGAGCAACTCAACTTCCATTTAACTTATATAATGCTGCTCTTACAACCGATGCTGGTACATATGATTCAGCTGAAATGATGGGATACGCGGATTATAAAGACATGGAAGCACTTAACGGTCAAACATTAGAGCTTGTAGATGCAGGATTAGGACAAGCTGCTGACTTTGAAGGAAAAGATGTTAAAGGGAAAGTTGCATTAATTTCCCGTGGAGCTATTCCGTTCGTAGACAAAGCACAAGCTGCAAAAGATGCTGGTGCAGTAGCAGCGATTATTTACAATAGTTCTGCAGGTCAGATTCCATTTGTCATCCCTGGAATGGCAGTACCTACCGTGAAATTAACTCAAGAAGATGGACAGAAGCTTGTTGCTGATGTAAAAGCTGGAAATACAACTGTAAAACTAGATTTACCATACGCTGGTCAACAACCTGAGCTAGTAGCAGACTTCTCTTCTCGTGGTCCAGTTGTTGATACTTGGATGATCAAACCAGACGTTTCTGCTCCTGGTGTAGATATTGTAAGTACAGTTCCAGGTAATGGCTACGGTTCTAAACAAGGTACAAGTATGGCATCTCCTCACGTTGCTGGTGCGGCTGCGTTAATTTTAGAAGCTCATCCAACTTGGAACGTGGACGATGTGAAAGCTGCGTTAATGAATACTGCTGTGAATTTAGTAGATGCAGAAGGTAACGAGTATCCTCACAACACGCAAGGTGCAGGAAGTATTCGTCCATTAGATGCAATTAATACTACTACTCTAGTAACTCCTGGTAGCCATTCTTATGGAGTGTTTAGCAAGAACAAAGGTAAACAAGTGGAGAAACAACACTTTGAGTTGAAGAATCTATCAAATGAGCGTAAAACGTATACGTTCGATGTGAAGTTTGACGGTGAGCCTTCTGCTATCAAAGTTAAAGCAAGTAATAACTTAAAAGTAAATGCTGGTAAATCTCAAAAGGTTAACCTAAACGTGCAGGTTGATGCTAGTAAACTAGCTCCTGGTTACTATGAAGGAACGATCGTCGTATCTGACGGTGAGAGCACGTATGATCTTCCTACTATTTTATTTGTAAAAGAGCCTGATTATCCTCGTGTATCTTCAGTTGGTGTTGCTGTAAATGCGGATGGTAGTCTTGAGCTTAGCGGCTATTTCCCTAATGGTGCGGAAACAGTAGAATGGTTCGTCTATTCATCTAACGCAGCTGGTTCTCCAGTTGCTTACCTAGGAGACGTTGGTGTATTTGAAAATGTTAGTGAAGGATTCCAAGGGTTTGAGTGGGATGGAACGCTTACTAATGGCGTTAAGTTAGAAAAGGGTAAATACTACAATGTGTATGCTTATGCTACGTATAAAGGAGTTACTTCCCTAAGTGGTGGAAACTTCTTATATGAATAA
- the thiW gene encoding energy coupling factor transporter S component ThiW, with amino-acid sequence MNTRKLTLMAMLVAIAVIGASFVSIPTGVARIFPIQHAVNVIAAVTLGPVGAVLTAFVTGLVRLLTGTGSLLAFPGGMIGALLAGFVYWKTNKLRWTILGEVIGTGIIASLLAVPYAAIFMGSKFGVFFFLPAFFLSSLVGSAIGGLILRKVPLNQVTNQELTR; translated from the coding sequence ATGAATACTAGAAAGTTAACCCTAATGGCAATGTTAGTAGCCATCGCAGTCATCGGAGCATCATTTGTCTCCATCCCCACAGGAGTCGCAAGAATTTTCCCAATACAGCATGCTGTGAATGTCATAGCAGCTGTAACATTAGGCCCAGTTGGTGCAGTACTAACTGCTTTTGTCACTGGACTTGTAAGACTCTTAACAGGAACTGGTTCTCTCTTAGCTTTTCCAGGTGGCATGATTGGAGCTTTACTAGCTGGATTTGTTTATTGGAAAACAAATAAACTCCGCTGGACCATATTGGGAGAAGTTATTGGTACTGGTATTATCGCATCTCTTTTAGCAGTTCCTTATGCAGCAATTTTTATGGGTAGTAAGTTTGGTGTATTCTTTTTCTTACCAGCGTTCTTCCTTTCAAGCTTAGTAGGTTCTGCGATCGGTGGATTAATACTGAGGAAAGTACCTTTAAACCAAGTGACGAACCAAGAACTTACTAGATAA
- a CDS encoding helix-turn-helix domain-containing protein, with the protein MGLGSVVKYYRLKAGMTQNELCREICSVSHLSKIENDSYEGNEETLSLLFERLGIELEEEQEKLIGLEKELHSLLNAIRYLDEEKIKYYYASLKPNKDYCSSSKLLFLYEIVMMWYYNYINDVQKAIEIQDFLEKLFKNMDKDEQCLYVIGYSRNLVKNNEPTKALEYLENNNKYIYSTYEQDYLFQLGYCCSLLCDFKRAITYMNKCIPIFQEELNIMKLISAKIVLGITYTNTGLLDEASSIYTNILRNLRMLGKRNLYYQTLYNYGLTLLEKKEYEEALIKFEKIAKDLEASDITFIWSKLSMINVYIKIGRDKDLLLIKIEELIEDIKLNKFEQLSMYAQRLKFQLTMPEKKYYEYLENKHLPFLQSTRDFEESKIVEMELAQYYEKVDPLKAIRYYKNYI; encoded by the coding sequence ATGGGATTAGGATCAGTAGTAAAATATTATCGTTTAAAAGCTGGTATGACACAGAATGAACTTTGTAGGGAGATCTGCTCCGTATCACATCTAAGTAAAATAGAAAATGATTCTTATGAGGGCAATGAGGAGACTTTAAGTTTACTATTCGAGAGATTAGGCATAGAACTGGAAGAAGAACAAGAAAAGCTTATTGGACTTGAAAAAGAACTACACTCCTTGTTGAATGCTATTCGATACTTAGACGAGGAAAAAATTAAATATTATTACGCATCTCTTAAACCTAATAAAGACTATTGTTCAAGTTCTAAATTACTATTTCTGTACGAAATTGTTATGATGTGGTATTACAATTATATAAACGATGTACAGAAGGCTATAGAGATTCAGGATTTTCTTGAAAAATTGTTTAAAAATATGGATAAGGATGAACAGTGTTTATACGTTATTGGTTACTCTAGAAATTTAGTTAAGAATAATGAACCTACAAAAGCTTTAGAATATTTGGAAAATAATAATAAATATATCTATTCTACATACGAACAAGATTACTTATTTCAACTTGGTTATTGCTGCAGTTTACTATGTGATTTTAAAAGAGCAATAACTTATATGAATAAGTGCATTCCTATATTCCAAGAAGAACTAAATATTATGAAGTTAATTAGTGCTAAGATAGTTTTAGGCATTACTTATACTAACACTGGCTTGTTAGATGAGGCATCTTCCATATACACAAATATTTTAAGAAATCTACGTATGTTAGGAAAAAGAAATTTATATTATCAAACCTTATATAATTATGGGTTAACATTATTGGAAAAGAAAGAATATGAAGAAGCTCTTATTAAATTCGAAAAGATTGCCAAAGATTTAGAAGCATCAGATATTACCTTTATCTGGAGTAAACTCTCCATGATAAATGTTTATATAAAAATTGGTAGAGATAAAGATTTATTACTAATTAAAATTGAAGAATTAATCGAAGACATTAAATTGAATAAATTTGAGCAACTTTCTATGTATGCACAAAGACTAAAATTTCAATTAACTATGCCTGAAAAGAAGTATTATGAATACTTAGAGAACAAGCATCTTCCTTTTCTACAGAGTACTCGAGACTTTGAAGAGTCAAAAATTGTTGAAATGGAATTAGCGCAGTATTATGAGAAAGTAGATCCCCTAAAAGCAATTAGGTATTATAAAAATTATATATAA
- a CDS encoding methionine ABC transporter ATP-binding protein translates to MIQLNSVVKKYGESLAVDNISLHIPRGEVHGIIGQSGAGKSTLLRLINLLEIPSSGEVVVNGEVLTRLTSKQLREARKKIGMIFQQFHLVGNKTVLGNVLAALQLARYPKRQQVSRAMECLAFVGLEDYRDRYPAELSGGQKQRVAIARALSTSPEVLLCDEPTSSLDPNTTAEILRVLEDVNKRLGVTIVLVSHEMDVVKSICTSVTVLDAGRVYQSMPTTPKGIPAVDNTAEYFVQQLGGNRHA, encoded by the coding sequence TTGATTCAGTTGAATAGTGTGGTCAAAAAGTATGGCGAATCCCTCGCAGTAGATAATATTTCACTGCACATTCCTCGTGGAGAAGTGCATGGCATTATTGGGCAAAGTGGTGCTGGGAAGTCGACGTTACTTCGATTAATCAACTTGCTCGAGATACCGAGTTCTGGTGAAGTAGTAGTAAACGGTGAAGTGCTGACTCGCTTGACATCTAAACAACTTCGAGAAGCACGCAAGAAGATTGGGATGATTTTTCAACAGTTTCATCTTGTTGGGAATAAGACGGTTCTCGGCAATGTTTTAGCTGCTCTTCAACTTGCTCGTTATCCTAAACGTCAGCAGGTATCGCGTGCAATGGAATGCTTAGCATTTGTGGGATTAGAGGATTATAGAGATCGATATCCAGCAGAACTAAGCGGTGGACAAAAGCAGCGAGTTGCTATTGCTCGAGCTCTTTCTACTAGTCCAGAAGTGTTACTTTGCGATGAACCTACCTCCTCTCTTGACCCTAATACTACTGCGGAAATTTTAAGAGTGTTGGAAGATGTAAATAAACGACTAGGTGTGACCATCGTTTTGGTAAGTCACGAGATGGACGTGGTGAAGAGTATTTGCACAAGTGTGACTGTGTTGGATGCTGGCCGAGTGTATCAGTCGATGCCGACGACTCCTAAAGGTATACCTGCTGTGGATAATACAGCAGAGTATTTTGTTCAGCAGTTAGGAGGTAACCGTCATGCTTGA